One window of Nymphaea colorata isolate Beijing-Zhang1983 chromosome 1, ASM883128v2, whole genome shotgun sequence genomic DNA carries:
- the LOC116245638 gene encoding uncharacterized protein LOC116245638 isoform X11: MVWRRFIGVGGKGLSAISVLTHGRLLLGLPLVSLLTSIAWACRFVDLAAESRQPLQIAARSPLSSLGLLLGRHCRDRLFKFQPARPQRLGVLSGGRSSCWAFCNMPDTHDLLPHFCLVCWWSHCIIVPTSNMKNGK; encoded by the exons ATGGTGTGGCGGCGTTTCATCGGTGTGGGCGGAAAAGGACTGTCCGCTATCTCGGTTCTCACTCATGGCAG GTTGCTGTTGGGTCTGCCACTTGTGTCACTCTTGACATCTATCGCTTGGGCATGCCGTTTTGTTGATCTTGCTGCTGAGTCGCGACAACCGCTTCAGATTGCTGCTAGATCGCCATTATCGTCTTTGGGTTTGTTGCTGGGCCGTCACTGTCGAGATCGGCTATTCAAATTCCAACCAGCCCGTCCACAGAGATTGGGTGTTTTGTCAG GTGGGCGTTCAAGCTGTTGGGCATTCTGCAACATGCCTGATACTCACGATTTACTGCCTCATTTCTGTTTGGTTTGTTGGTGGTCTCACTGCATAATAGTGCCAACCAG CAATATGAAGAATGGCAAATGA
- the LOC116245638 gene encoding uncharacterized protein LOC116245638 isoform X5, which produces MVWRRFIGVGGKGLSAISVLTHGRLLLGLPLVSLLTSIAWACRFVDLAAESRQPLQIAARSPLSSLGLLLGRHCRDRLFKFQPARPQRLGVLSALNIKFLMDGEGGRSSCWAFCNMPDTHDLLPHFCLVCWWSHCIIVPTRGEFKGINFEGVFSCKHQDASGQQYEEWQMM; this is translated from the exons ATGGTGTGGCGGCGTTTCATCGGTGTGGGCGGAAAAGGACTGTCCGCTATCTCGGTTCTCACTCATGGCAG GTTGCTGTTGGGTCTGCCACTTGTGTCACTCTTGACATCTATCGCTTGGGCATGCCGTTTTGTTGATCTTGCTGCTGAGTCGCGACAACCGCTTCAGATTGCTGCTAGATCGCCATTATCGTCTTTGGGTTTGTTGCTGGGCCGTCACTGTCGAGATCGGCTATTCAAATTCCAACCAGCCCGTCCACAGAGATTGGGTGTTTTGTCAG CTTTGAACATTAAATTTCTCATGGATGGGGAAGGTGGGCGTTCAAGCTGTTGGGCATTCTGCAACATGCCTGATACTCACGATTTACTGCCTCATTTCTGTTTGGTTTGTTGGTGGTCTCACTGCATAATAGTGCCAACCAG AGGGGAATTTAAGGGAATCAATTTTGAGGGAGTTTTTTCATGCAAACACCAAGATGCTTCTGGACAGCAATATGAAGAATGGCAAATGATGTAG
- the LOC116245638 gene encoding uncharacterized protein LOC116245638 isoform X6: MVWRRFIGVGGKGLSAISVLTHGRLLLGLPLVSLLTSIAWACRFVDLAAESRQPLQIAARSPLSSLGLLLGRHCRDRLFKFQPARPQRLGVLSALNIKFLMDGEGGRSSCWAFCNMPDTHDLLPHFCLVCWWSHCIIVPTSLSIPYMYFRLFKRQRCGRIWG; the protein is encoded by the exons ATGGTGTGGCGGCGTTTCATCGGTGTGGGCGGAAAAGGACTGTCCGCTATCTCGGTTCTCACTCATGGCAG GTTGCTGTTGGGTCTGCCACTTGTGTCACTCTTGACATCTATCGCTTGGGCATGCCGTTTTGTTGATCTTGCTGCTGAGTCGCGACAACCGCTTCAGATTGCTGCTAGATCGCCATTATCGTCTTTGGGTTTGTTGCTGGGCCGTCACTGTCGAGATCGGCTATTCAAATTCCAACCAGCCCGTCCACAGAGATTGGGTGTTTTGTCAG CTTTGAACATTAAATTTCTCATGGATGGGGAAGGTGGGCGTTCAAGCTGTTGGGCATTCTGCAACATGCCTGATACTCACGATTTACTGCCTCATTTCTGTTTGGTTTGTTGGTGGTCTCACTGCATAATAGTGCCAACCAG CCTATCAATTCCATATATGTACTTCCGATTGTTCAAACGACAAAGATGTGGGAGGATTTGGGGATAG
- the LOC116245638 gene encoding uncharacterized protein LOC116245638 isoform X8, giving the protein MVWRRFIGVGGKGLSAISVLTHGRLLLGLPLVSLLTSIAWACRFVDLAAESRQPLQIAARSPLSSLGLLLGRHCRDRLFKFQPARPQRLGVLSALNIKFLMDGEGGRSSCWAFCNMPDTHDLLPHFCLVCWWSHCIIVPTRGVYPVEA; this is encoded by the exons ATGGTGTGGCGGCGTTTCATCGGTGTGGGCGGAAAAGGACTGTCCGCTATCTCGGTTCTCACTCATGGCAG GTTGCTGTTGGGTCTGCCACTTGTGTCACTCTTGACATCTATCGCTTGGGCATGCCGTTTTGTTGATCTTGCTGCTGAGTCGCGACAACCGCTTCAGATTGCTGCTAGATCGCCATTATCGTCTTTGGGTTTGTTGCTGGGCCGTCACTGTCGAGATCGGCTATTCAAATTCCAACCAGCCCGTCCACAGAGATTGGGTGTTTTGTCAG CTTTGAACATTAAATTTCTCATGGATGGGGAAGGTGGGCGTTCAAGCTGTTGGGCATTCTGCAACATGCCTGATACTCACGATTTACTGCCTCATTTCTGTTTGGTTTGTTGGTGGTCTCACTGCATAATAGTGCCAACCAG
- the LOC116245638 gene encoding uncharacterized protein LOC116245638 isoform X9, producing the protein MVWRRFIGVGGKGLSAISVLTHGRLLLGLPLVSLLTSIAWACRFVDLAAESRQPLQIAARSPLSSLGLLLGRHCRDRLFKFQPARPQRLGVLSALNIKFLMDGEGGRSSCWAFCNMPDTHDLLPHFCLVCWWSHCIIVPTSNMKNGK; encoded by the exons ATGGTGTGGCGGCGTTTCATCGGTGTGGGCGGAAAAGGACTGTCCGCTATCTCGGTTCTCACTCATGGCAG GTTGCTGTTGGGTCTGCCACTTGTGTCACTCTTGACATCTATCGCTTGGGCATGCCGTTTTGTTGATCTTGCTGCTGAGTCGCGACAACCGCTTCAGATTGCTGCTAGATCGCCATTATCGTCTTTGGGTTTGTTGCTGGGCCGTCACTGTCGAGATCGGCTATTCAAATTCCAACCAGCCCGTCCACAGAGATTGGGTGTTTTGTCAG CTTTGAACATTAAATTTCTCATGGATGGGGAAGGTGGGCGTTCAAGCTGTTGGGCATTCTGCAACATGCCTGATACTCACGATTTACTGCCTCATTTCTGTTTGGTTTGTTGGTGGTCTCACTGCATAATAGTGCCAACCAG CAATATGAAGAATGGCAAATGA
- the LOC116245638 gene encoding uncharacterized protein LOC116245638 isoform X4, which translates to MVWRRFIGVGGKGLSAISVLTHGRLLLGLPLVSLLTSIAWACRFVDLAAESRQPLQIAARSPLSSLGLLLGRHCRDRLFKFQPARPQRLGVLSALNIKFLMDGEGGRSSCWAFCNMPDTHDLLPHFCLVCWWSHCIIVPTRDLFCFVEGNLRESILREFFHANTKMLLDSNMKNGK; encoded by the exons ATGGTGTGGCGGCGTTTCATCGGTGTGGGCGGAAAAGGACTGTCCGCTATCTCGGTTCTCACTCATGGCAG GTTGCTGTTGGGTCTGCCACTTGTGTCACTCTTGACATCTATCGCTTGGGCATGCCGTTTTGTTGATCTTGCTGCTGAGTCGCGACAACCGCTTCAGATTGCTGCTAGATCGCCATTATCGTCTTTGGGTTTGTTGCTGGGCCGTCACTGTCGAGATCGGCTATTCAAATTCCAACCAGCCCGTCCACAGAGATTGGGTGTTTTGTCAG CTTTGAACATTAAATTTCTCATGGATGGGGAAGGTGGGCGTTCAAGCTGTTGGGCATTCTGCAACATGCCTGATACTCACGATTTACTGCCTCATTTCTGTTTGGTTTGTTGGTGGTCTCACTGCATAATAGTGCCAACCAG GgaccttttctgtttcgtagAGGGGAATTTAAGGGAATCAATTTTGAGGGAGTTTTTTCATGCAAACACCAAGATGCTTCTGGACAGCAATATGAAGAATGGCAAATGA